Proteins encoded within one genomic window of Candidatus Bathyarchaeum sp.:
- a CDS encoding SLC13 family permease has protein sequence MDEVQIIFILVYLLTILLSATKVVPMSVAALIGALLTAWFGLLYGVFGYDQALGFIDMQTIFLLMGVMIVVEVAERSGLFRFGALYAVKISGGNPNLLFISVCVTAAVVSVFLSDPTAMLLIAAAIATITKLLRYDPVPYFISAIIMINLGGTSTLIGSVSNMIIGVDAGIGFTEFIGYLGICEIILWGLTILALYMLFRKRLGQKKELPEYNPWESIDNKKLFYRSILILGLLVVLFLTLEHLGVGAEAVALGCAILALAVSGSDPAEIFKKLDWETIFFIGGFMFVIGGLEQTGLLAELSEQLFSTFGQTQLGAALSTLWVSGLASSFVSNIAIALTFSPLIGAATGLNSPVVWSALILGTNLGGATTPLSGAVTMMGVGALKREGITLSFGEFTKVGIITSLIQLGFASFYLVLRFNLWV, from the coding sequence TTGGACGAAGTTCAAATAATCTTCATATTAGTATATTTGCTGACTATTCTTCTTTCAGCCACTAAAGTAGTTCCCATGTCCGTTGCCGCCCTGATTGGAGCACTTCTCACTGCATGGTTTGGACTACTTTATGGTGTGTTTGGATACGACCAAGCCCTCGGATTCATTGATATGCAGACAATCTTTTTGTTAATGGGTGTCATGATTGTAGTTGAAGTTGCAGAACGAAGTGGGCTATTTCGTTTTGGAGCTTTATATGCTGTTAAGATTTCGGGTGGAAATCCGAATCTTTTGTTTATTTCAGTTTGTGTTACTGCTGCTGTTGTTTCAGTGTTTCTAAGTGACCCAACTGCAATGTTGCTTATTGCTGCTGCTATCGCAACCATAACCAAGCTTTTACGGTATGATCCAGTACCTTACTTTATTTCTGCTATTATAATGATTAATTTGGGTGGAACAAGCACTCTAATTGGTTCTGTTTCCAACATGATCATTGGTGTTGATGCCGGAATCGGATTTACTGAGTTTATCGGCTATTTAGGAATTTGTGAAATTATATTATGGGGATTAACCATACTCGCTCTTTATATGCTGTTTAGAAAACGGTTAGGTCAGAAAAAAGAGCTACCTGAATACAATCCTTGGGAGAGTATTGACAACAAGAAGCTGTTTTATCGTTCCATTTTGATTTTGGGGCTTTTGGTGGTTCTATTTTTAACTTTAGAACACTTGGGTGTTGGGGCTGAAGCTGTTGCATTGGGATGTGCTATTCTTGCTTTGGCAGTCAGCGGCTCTGATCCCGCAGAAATTTTCAAAAAGTTAGACTGGGAAACAATATTTTTCATTGGCGGTTTCATGTTTGTAATTGGTGGCCTTGAACAGACTGGACTTTTAGCAGAACTTTCCGAACAACTATTTTCAACATTTGGTCAAACTCAATTGGGAGCTGCATTGTCCACTTTATGGGTTAGTGGTCTAGCAAGCTCTTTTGTAAGTAATATTGCAATTGCTCTAACTTTCTCACCATTGATTGGTGCTGCTACGGGGCTAAACTCTCCTGTAGTTTGGTCTGCCCTTATTTTGGGTACTAATTTGGGGGGTGCGACCACTCCTTTAAGTGGTGCAGTTACAATGATGGGTGTG